In Spirochaetaceae bacterium, a single window of DNA contains:
- a CDS encoding double zinc ribbon domain-containing protein, which yields MSAAGSQRVVATVLDVLFPQACGGCGGELPTGTGAMPLCGRCRAVLGAEQRRLRDHCRRCGAPVMREQEVPCLRCRARELAFASHEALFDYRGLARELVRQFKFSGRTGLASLFAELLAVRVEAAYRGCVVVPVPVRGGRVRRHGYDAVDLVVRQLESRHRCCVRRLLHRRGGRQLKGLGRADRSASIAGRVRLLHPPPRRALLLVDDVYTTGATAHECASVLVAGGAPEVRVLTLAQD from the coding sequence GTGAGCGCGGCTGGTTCGCAGCGCGTCGTCGCCACGGTGCTGGACGTGCTGTTTCCTCAGGCGTGCGGCGGCTGCGGCGGCGAACTCCCGACCGGGACGGGCGCGATGCCGCTGTGCGGCCGCTGTCGAGCCGTGCTCGGCGCCGAGCAGCGCCGCCTGCGCGACCACTGCCGGCGCTGTGGCGCGCCGGTGATGCGCGAGCAGGAAGTGCCGTGCCTGCGGTGCCGCGCCCGCGAACTGGCGTTTGCTTCGCACGAAGCGCTGTTCGACTATCGCGGCCTGGCCCGCGAACTGGTGCGGCAATTCAAGTTCTCCGGGCGCACCGGGCTGGCGAGCCTGTTCGCCGAGTTGCTCGCGGTGCGCGTTGAAGCCGCCTATCGCGGCTGCGTCGTCGTGCCGGTGCCCGTGCGTGGTGGGCGGGTGCGCCGCCACGGCTACGACGCGGTCGACCTGGTGGTCCGGCAACTGGAGTCCAGGCACCGGTGTTGCGTGCGGCGGTTGCTGCACCGGCGCGGCGGCCGGCAGCTCAAGGGCCTCGGGCGGGCCGACCGGAGCGCGAGCATCGCCGGCCGGGTGCGCCTGCTGCACCCGCCGCCGCGGCGCGCATTGCTCCTGGTCGACGACGTGTACACCACCGGCGCCACCGCGCACGAGTGCGCCTCCGTGCTCGTCGCCGGCGGCGCTCCGGAGGTGCGCGTGCTGACCCTTGCACAAGACTGA
- the mutS gene encoding DNA mismatch repair protein MutS — protein MAREPTTPMMVQYRALKNRHRDAILFFRLGDFYEMFDADAREAAELLDIALTQRNGTPMCGVPHHSARSYIARLLKAGRRVAVCEQTSLPSAGKGIARREVVEVVTPGTVLDEELLDGGSNNFLVAVGCMAGRGGDRRAADRKVALAALDLSTGEFRATAFPLADAAARLADELARLAPRELLVQESLLDDSQPVARAIHQHIPRSTVIQRYPDWQFDIAGGAETLCELFSVTNLKAFGLRLDSPELAPAGLLVSFARQTARHSLAHLEGIHVYGRDSFVTLDETAQRSLELVRNLEDGSRERTLLAVLDHTRTPMGTRLLRRAILEPLCDRGAIAARLDAVESLFRRQHLLTAVRERLRRISDLERLAGRVALARAHPRDLRAIADSVRAAAEVSRVLSDAGARALAAPLAAAAGAADQAAALVEEALVNEPPLSINDGGIIRSGYDAELDRVRAVHEDAETVLRSYLKEERERSGIATLRLRHNRVLGRFLEVTRAQAARVPSHFVRRQSLVAGERFTTERLAELDSEISAAGEQIRELERDRFLALRQQVAGSVPALLALARVLASVDMAHGLALAATAGGYTRPELAEPGSGIHIREGRHPVVEAMLPAGAFVPNDLHLDPGATRFVLLTGPNMAGKSTYLRQTALIVLLAQIGSFVPAEEARIGMVDGVFCRVGASDNLTRGESTFLVEMNETARILRAATDRSFIILDEIGRGTSTEDGRAIAWAVCEHLLGVVRAQTLFATHLRELTEIRHPHAANYSMQVEDDGGEVVFLKRVAAGAADQSYGVHVAALAGVPDAVVARARELLHEPAAASGAAAAAGAPDAVAARGSDPEAEPEPPAVGYRQGALFSPHELVGRAVAALDVDATTPLDALRLLARWQRELRRDQP, from the coding sequence ATGGCCAGGGAACCCACCACCCCGATGATGGTCCAGTACCGGGCGCTGAAGAACCGCCATCGGGATGCCATCCTGTTTTTTCGGCTGGGCGATTTCTACGAGATGTTCGACGCCGACGCCAGGGAGGCCGCGGAGCTGCTGGACATCGCCCTCACGCAGCGAAACGGCACACCGATGTGCGGCGTGCCCCATCACTCCGCGCGCTCCTATATCGCCCGTCTGCTCAAGGCGGGACGCCGGGTGGCGGTATGCGAACAGACCTCGCTGCCGAGCGCCGGCAAAGGCATCGCGCGCCGCGAAGTGGTGGAGGTGGTCACGCCCGGGACCGTGCTTGACGAGGAGTTGCTCGACGGTGGCAGCAACAACTTCCTGGTCGCCGTGGGTTGCATGGCGGGCCGCGGCGGCGACCGGCGGGCGGCGGACCGGAAGGTAGCGCTGGCCGCGCTCGACCTGTCGACCGGCGAATTCCGCGCCACGGCGTTTCCGCTCGCCGACGCCGCGGCGCGTTTGGCAGATGAGTTGGCGCGGTTGGCTCCGCGCGAGCTGTTGGTGCAGGAGTCGCTGTTGGACGACTCGCAGCCGGTCGCGCGCGCCATCCATCAGCACATTCCGCGCTCGACCGTCATTCAGCGATATCCGGACTGGCAGTTCGACATCGCCGGCGGCGCTGAAACGCTGTGCGAGTTGTTCAGCGTAACCAACTTGAAGGCGTTCGGCCTGCGCCTCGACTCACCCGAGCTGGCCCCCGCCGGGTTGCTGGTGAGTTTCGCCCGCCAGACGGCTCGACACAGCCTCGCTCACCTGGAAGGCATCCATGTTTACGGCCGCGACTCGTTCGTCACGCTGGACGAGACCGCACAGCGCAGCCTGGAGCTGGTGCGCAACCTGGAGGATGGCTCGCGGGAACGGACGCTGCTCGCCGTCCTGGACCATACCCGCACTCCGATGGGCACCCGCCTGCTGCGCCGCGCGATCCTGGAGCCGTTGTGCGACCGAGGTGCGATTGCCGCACGGCTCGACGCGGTAGAGTCACTGTTCCGCCGACAGCACCTGCTCACCGCGGTGCGCGAGCGGCTGCGCCGGATTTCGGACCTGGAGCGGCTGGCGGGCCGCGTGGCACTGGCGCGCGCCCATCCTCGAGATCTGCGTGCCATCGCCGACAGCGTACGCGCCGCCGCGGAGGTCTCCCGCGTTCTGAGCGACGCTGGCGCACGGGCGCTCGCGGCTCCGTTGGCGGCCGCGGCCGGCGCCGCGGACCAGGCGGCCGCGCTGGTGGAAGAAGCGCTGGTGAACGAACCGCCGTTGTCCATCAATGATGGCGGAATCATACGTTCGGGCTACGATGCGGAGCTGGACCGCGTGCGGGCGGTCCACGAAGACGCCGAGACCGTGCTGCGCTCCTATCTCAAGGAGGAACGCGAGCGGTCCGGCATCGCAACGCTCCGGTTGCGTCACAATCGTGTTCTGGGGCGATTTCTGGAGGTTACCCGCGCTCAGGCAGCGCGCGTGCCAAGCCACTTCGTGCGCCGGCAATCGCTCGTTGCGGGCGAACGGTTCACCACCGAACGCCTGGCCGAGCTCGACAGCGAGATCAGTGCGGCCGGCGAGCAGATCCGGGAGTTGGAGCGGGACCGCTTTCTCGCGCTCAGGCAACAGGTGGCCGGCTCCGTACCGGCTCTGCTGGCGCTCGCTCGCGTGCTCGCGAGCGTGGACATGGCCCACGGCCTGGCATTGGCTGCGACTGCCGGTGGCTACACGCGGCCCGAACTGGCCGAGCCTGGCAGCGGCATCCACATACGCGAAGGCCGCCATCCGGTGGTGGAGGCGATGCTGCCGGCGGGGGCGTTCGTGCCGAACGATCTTCACCTGGACCCCGGCGCCACGCGGTTCGTGCTGCTTACCGGCCCCAACATGGCGGGCAAGTCCACCTATCTCCGGCAAACCGCGCTCATCGTGCTGCTTGCCCAGATCGGCTCCTTCGTGCCGGCGGAGGAGGCGCGCATAGGGATGGTGGACGGCGTGTTCTGCCGCGTGGGGGCCAGCGACAACCTCACGCGCGGCGAGTCGACATTCCTGGTGGAGATGAACGAGACGGCGCGCATCCTGCGCGCGGCAACGGATCGCAGCTTCATCATCCTGGACGAGATCGGGAGGGGCACCAGCACCGAGGACGGGCGCGCCATTGCGTGGGCGGTGTGCGAGCACCTGCTGGGGGTGGTGCGGGCGCAGACGCTGTTTGCCACCCACCTGCGCGAGCTTACCGAGATTCGCCACCCCCACGCCGCCAACTACTCGATGCAGGTGGAGGATGACGGCGGCGAGGTGGTGTTTCTGAAGCGGGTGGCAGCCGGCGCCGCCGACCAGTCGTACGGCGTGCACGTTGCCGCTCTCGCCGGCGTGCCCGACGCCGTCGTGGCGCGGGCGCGCGAGTTGCTGCACGAGCCGGCCGCCGCATCCGGCGCTGCGGCCGCCGCCGGTGCGCCGGATGCCGTGGCGGCGCGCGGGTCCGACCCCGAGGCGGAACCGGAACCGCCCGCGGTCGGATATCGCCAGGGCGCACTGTTCTCGCCGCACGAACTGGTCGGCCGGGCGGTGGCGGCACTGGACGTGGACGCCACCACGCCGTTGGACGCTCTGCGGCTCCTGGCCCGCTGGCAGCGCGAACTGCGCCGGGACCAACCGTGA
- the ruvX gene encoding Holliday junction resolvase RuvX, whose amino-acid sequence MARILGLDVGSRRVGVALSDATCSIAAPYATITHRGVRRLVAELVAVCRAEQVCAVVVGIPRQADGRAGAAARLPKRVAEELRHAGYRVDLWDERGTTVDARRLLAGNVPARRARARGMVDRIAAALILQSYLETVRPRVSEGAASPDRGG is encoded by the coding sequence GTGGCGAGGATCCTGGGTCTGGATGTCGGCTCCCGCCGTGTCGGCGTCGCCCTGAGCGACGCCACCTGCAGCATCGCCGCGCCGTACGCCACCATTACCCACCGCGGCGTGCGCCGGCTGGTGGCCGAACTGGTCGCGGTGTGCCGCGCGGAGCAGGTCTGCGCGGTGGTGGTCGGCATCCCGCGGCAGGCCGACGGCCGCGCCGGAGCTGCCGCACGGCTGCCGAAGCGGGTCGCGGAGGAGCTGCGCCACGCGGGATACCGGGTCGATCTCTGGGACGAGCGCGGCACCACGGTGGATGCTCGCCGGCTGCTGGCCGGCAACGTGCCGGCGCGCCGCGCACGCGCACGCGGCATGGTGGACCGCATTGCCGCGGCCCTGATCCTGCAGTCATACCTGGAGACCGTCCGTCCGCGGGTCTCGGAAGGCGCCGCTTCCCCGGACCGCGGCGGCTGA
- a CDS encoding OmpH family outer membrane protein, with product MKHRLHSSGDASRLASRLLRRRLAFAVLLAAAGSAPAQQLITNVGLVDLQAVTTAYFRESTAVRDLYAERDRVQAERGRLEARILELEARRLRAQQEGREQEALRIGDQVFTQKQHLRDFVSVMNRQLSHREALLAESDEFLGELADAIEYVAESRGLSLVLDKNNVTLLYFLPEIEITEAVIAELGRRVGRN from the coding sequence GTGAAACACCGGCTGCATTCGAGCGGCGATGCATCCCGTCTGGCCAGCCGCCTGCTGCGGCGCCGGCTGGCGTTCGCTGTCCTGCTGGCAGCCGCCGGCAGCGCGCCGGCACAGCAGTTGATCACCAACGTCGGCCTGGTCGACCTGCAGGCCGTCACCACGGCATACTTCCGCGAGTCGACCGCGGTGCGCGACCTGTATGCGGAGCGCGATCGTGTGCAGGCGGAGCGTGGGCGGCTGGAAGCTCGGATTCTCGAGCTTGAGGCACGCAGGCTGCGCGCGCAGCAGGAGGGCCGCGAGCAGGAAGCGTTGCGGATCGGCGACCAGGTCTTCACGCAGAAGCAGCACCTGCGCGACTTCGTGTCGGTCATGAACCGGCAACTGAGTCATCGGGAGGCGCTGCTCGCCGAGTCGGATGAATTCCTCGGCGAGCTTGCCGACGCGATCGAGTACGTGGCGGAGAGCCGGGGCCTGTCGCTCGTGCTGGACAAGAACAACGTGACGCTGCTCTACTTCCTGCCCGAAATCGAGATCACCGAGGCGGTGATCGCTGAGCTTGGGCGGCGCGTCGGGCGCAACTGA
- the bamA gene encoding outer membrane protein assembly factor BamA, with amino-acid sequence MTGAGTRASGRRIVAAVLALLAGIGVAGMLHAQTGDDWYVGKPIADVRFEGLRHAAESDLREIVRPYVDGEFTLDLFWELQGRLYATDLFESLESNAVAVDDEQSAVIIEFLVQERPVVGSVDLVGNQRIRDTELLEVMALSRGDVFDPIKLDADESAVRGLYVTKGYPDATVTIDTVRDDAAGEVAVIVQVVEGFEVTVGDIRFVGNEFASESTLRGRMRTKKRSLFESGAFREVTLQEDEEIIESYYASHGYVDAAVDRIERELVLDADQQRRSLTLTIYLTEGEQYSYGGMLFEGNTIFSDDELNSLVRHAAEREVNREIVEADFVRVQDRYYENGYIFNLFELFEERNEDTRQIAYRVVIQERERAHIENIVLSGAEKTRDHVILRELPFEVGDVFNRTAIVQGLRNLYNTQYFSAVTPDTPPGTAEGLMDVVITVEEQSTADINFGVTIGGSEFPFAGTVRWNERNLGGGGQSIGAGLELSPIKQSLTFEFVEPWLFGARWSGGVNLGLERSVVRGVQQDVLAPIFDDPDLAAPDPYETREEWEQARDDGEQVSGRYAMEYTEWDIIVGTTTAYRIPTSLGIVRFSGGLSSTLRFLTFDTAIYRPFEKTIRDDRENWVMVNRMDVGVAWDGRDIFLNPTEGWLLSQGASFTGGFLFGDRHFIRLNSRADGFVTLVRAPVFADWDLQIVFGTHSGFSVILPQFWVPEGEEHLATDRHTDLLALDGIRVARGWDIVRGGRARWENSAEVRVPIDPRLLWAVLFADAAVLWPELEDIAATSLEDFHFSLGAGLRFAIPQFPIRLYFANTFKVVDEPAAPDETLDLFSLDEWKFVISLGGDVF; translated from the coding sequence ATGACCGGCGCCGGGACCCGGGCATCGGGGCGGCGCATCGTCGCGGCCGTGCTGGCGCTGCTGGCAGGCATCGGCGTCGCCGGCATGCTGCATGCACAGACGGGCGATGACTGGTATGTCGGCAAGCCGATCGCCGACGTCCGGTTTGAAGGGTTGCGTCACGCGGCGGAATCGGACCTGCGCGAGATTGTACGGCCCTACGTGGACGGCGAGTTCACCCTCGACCTGTTCTGGGAACTTCAGGGCAGGTTGTATGCAACCGACCTGTTCGAGAGCCTGGAGTCGAATGCCGTGGCGGTCGACGATGAACAGTCGGCGGTGATCATCGAGTTCCTGGTTCAGGAACGGCCCGTGGTGGGAAGCGTGGACCTGGTAGGCAACCAGCGTATCCGGGACACGGAGCTGCTGGAGGTGATGGCACTGTCCCGCGGCGACGTGTTCGACCCCATCAAGCTCGATGCCGACGAATCCGCCGTACGTGGATTGTACGTCACCAAGGGATATCCGGACGCCACGGTGACCATCGACACGGTGCGCGACGACGCGGCCGGTGAGGTTGCCGTCATCGTGCAGGTAGTCGAGGGATTCGAGGTGACCGTCGGTGACATCCGCTTCGTCGGCAACGAATTCGCTTCCGAGAGCACGCTCCGCGGCCGCATGCGCACCAAGAAGCGCTCACTGTTCGAGAGCGGCGCATTCCGCGAGGTCACGCTGCAGGAGGACGAGGAGATCATCGAGTCGTACTACGCGTCGCATGGCTACGTCGACGCCGCCGTCGACCGCATTGAGCGCGAATTGGTGCTCGACGCCGACCAGCAGCGCCGCTCGCTGACCCTGACCATCTACCTCACCGAGGGCGAGCAGTACTCCTATGGCGGCATGTTGTTCGAGGGCAACACGATCTTCTCCGACGACGAACTCAACAGCCTCGTTCGGCACGCGGCGGAGCGCGAGGTGAACCGGGAGATCGTCGAAGCCGACTTCGTCCGCGTCCAGGATCGCTACTACGAGAACGGCTACATCTTCAACCTGTTCGAACTGTTCGAGGAGCGCAACGAAGATACCCGTCAGATCGCCTATCGCGTGGTCATTCAGGAGCGCGAACGGGCGCATATCGAGAACATCGTGCTCAGCGGCGCGGAGAAGACCAGGGATCACGTCATCCTGCGCGAGTTGCCGTTCGAAGTCGGCGACGTGTTCAACCGTACGGCGATCGTGCAGGGACTGCGCAACCTGTACAATACGCAGTACTTCTCCGCGGTGACACCGGACACCCCTCCCGGAACCGCGGAGGGATTGATGGACGTGGTCATCACCGTCGAGGAACAGAGTACCGCGGACATCAACTTCGGCGTTACCATCGGTGGATCCGAGTTTCCGTTCGCCGGCACCGTGCGCTGGAACGAGCGCAACCTGGGCGGCGGCGGGCAGTCGATCGGTGCCGGATTGGAGCTGTCGCCCATCAAGCAGTCCCTGACCTTCGAGTTTGTCGAGCCGTGGTTGTTCGGCGCGCGCTGGTCGGGCGGCGTCAACCTCGGCCTGGAGCGCTCCGTGGTACGCGGCGTGCAGCAGGATGTCCTGGCGCCCATCTTCGACGATCCCGATCTGGCCGCGCCCGATCCCTACGAGACCCGGGAAGAGTGGGAGCAGGCACGCGACGACGGCGAGCAGGTCTCCGGCCGCTATGCCATGGAATACACGGAGTGGGACATAATCGTGGGAACCACGACCGCATACCGCATTCCCACCTCGCTTGGCATCGTGCGGTTCAGCGGCGGTCTGTCATCCACCTTGCGATTTCTCACCTTCGACACGGCGATCTACCGGCCGTTCGAGAAGACGATCCGCGACGATCGGGAAAACTGGGTAATGGTGAACCGGATGGATGTCGGCGTGGCCTGGGACGGCCGCGACATCTTCCTGAATCCCACCGAGGGCTGGCTGCTCTCGCAAGGCGCCTCGTTCACCGGCGGGTTCCTGTTCGGTGACCGTCACTTCATTCGCCTCAACAGCCGCGCCGACGGCTTTGTCACGTTGGTGCGTGCCCCGGTGTTTGCCGATTGGGATCTCCAGATCGTGTTCGGCACGCACTCCGGGTTCTCGGTTATCCTGCCGCAATTCTGGGTACCGGAGGGCGAGGAACACCTGGCTACCGATCGCCATACCGATCTGCTCGCACTCGACGGCATCCGCGTGGCTCGCGGTTGGGACATCGTGCGCGGCGGTCGCGCGCGCTGGGAGAACTCCGCCGAGGTACGGGTGCCGATCGACCCGAGATTGCTGTGGGCCGTACTGTTCGCGGATGCGGCGGTGCTGTGGCCGGAACTGGAAGATATCGCGGCGACCTCGCTTGAGGACTTTCATTTCAGCCTCGGAGCCGGACTGCGATTCGCGATCCCGCAGTTTCCGATCCGGCTCTACTTTGCGAACACGTTCAAGGTCGTCGATGAGCCGGCGGCGCCCGATGAGACCCTCGACCTGTTCAGCCTCGACGAGTGGAAGTTCGTGATCTCTCTCGGAGGGGATGTCTTTTAA